In Bacillus sp. SM2101, a genomic segment contains:
- a CDS encoding GNAT family N-acetyltransferase encodes MEQRNMEFKIDCGDIYLRELRIEDLDEYFEITTHPGVAEFLPDWISTKEQRLDWLANWEIPGGREFLQSVPHIGTKSLKLGIILKETEEFIGCITTSIKEELPAPNREIGFVLSMHHRNKGCTTKAVKAFTKFLFDNTNLKSLNAIALTNNVSSNRVIVKSNFTFIDTVVIENKKYYHYILYNK; translated from the coding sequence ATGGAACAGCGAAATATGGAATTTAAGATAGACTGTGGGGATATTTATTTACGAGAATTGAGAATTGAAGATTTAGATGAATATTTCGAAATAACTACACACCCTGGTGTTGCTGAGTTTTTACCAGATTGGATCTCAACGAAAGAACAAAGATTAGATTGGTTAGCAAACTGGGAAATCCCTGGTGGGAGAGAGTTCTTACAGTCCGTCCCTCATATTGGGACAAAAAGTTTAAAATTAGGGATAATTTTAAAAGAAACTGAAGAATTTATTGGCTGTATAACGACTTCTATAAAGGAAGAATTGCCGGCTCCAAATAGGGAGATTGGTTTTGTTCTATCAATGCACCATAGAAATAAAGGCTGTACAACTAAAGCTGTGAAGGCATTTACTAAATTTTTATTTGACAATACGAACCTGAAATCCCTCAATGCTATTGCTTTAACAAATAATGTAAGCTCAAATAGAGTAATAGTAAAAAGTAATTTTACTTTTATTGATACTGTAGTAATTGAGAACAAAAAATACTATCACTATATTCTTTATAACAAATAA
- a CDS encoding DinB family protein gives MLEFELKSIEMIRNKVLATIDGLSDEQLNKKVSEDRWSVAQLLNHLYTSELGFTSLIKAGLENPESKEAKKRPLLLMLDRSQKVKVPDELGPTDDFMTKDKLLQCLSESREGLLKVLNEMNDNEDNYTKGIPNPVFKYLNLAQSVEFIGLHELRHWEQLNEIIIDSFYVPVAN, from the coding sequence ATGTTAGAATTTGAATTAAAGAGTATTGAAATGATCAGAAATAAGGTTCTAGCAACAATCGATGGTCTTTCTGATGAACAATTGAATAAAAAAGTATCTGAAGACCGTTGGAGCGTTGCTCAACTACTTAATCATTTATACACGAGTGAACTAGGGTTTACATCTTTAATAAAAGCTGGCTTAGAAAATCCTGAAAGTAAAGAAGCAAAAAAAAGACCTCTATTATTAATGCTAGACAGATCTCAAAAAGTAAAAGTTCCTGATGAACTTGGCCCTACAGATGACTTTATGACCAAAGATAAATTATTACAATGTTTATCAGAATCGAGAGAAGGATTGTTAAAAGTACTCAATGAGATGAATGATAACGAAGACAACTATACGAAAGGAATTCCAAATCCGGTATTTAAATATTTAAATTTGGCTCAATCTGTGGAGTTTATCGGCTTACATGAATTAAGGCATTGGGAACAGCTGAATGAAATAATCATTGATAGCTTTTATGTACCAGTAGCTAATTAA
- a CDS encoding erythromycin esterase family protein: protein MKFIKKSSGLIIIFVCINLVLNSGCANKELLNDQRESSQEVINEAQIKPGFYEAANEFKRIELESDDYGDLNFLKDVLKDKRIVMLGESSHTVAEYNLIKSRLIKYLHEELDYNVIAFESGLADVNITNEMLVDKSATEALKNALWGIWYTDNNIKLLQYIKEQKTSNTPIEIAGVDIQPQQFTSQVLYNFFEDKNRDFAEELRDVEVEFFKLIRSDFNNVENHEWVKNTEELIEKYNVLSSLVNQGENQTFLKDDMKSLILMILKQRMNTLIDVYNDEYFSSNERDNEPRDKLMSENLVYLLEEVYPNEKFVVWAHNGHIMKNRSKIKVESSDGIPPFVTFVEHLPKKIIEESYVVGLYMYSGKNTYLNGEVVDVITDHKKNSIEQHLYQSGHPVTFLNIDIKNDMSNKYWWNTEATSKLWGLYEETFIPSEQYDGLILIKNVNPAKFHQD from the coding sequence TTGAAGTTTATTAAAAAAAGCTCAGGTTTGATTATTATTTTTGTATGTATTAATCTAGTATTAAATTCTGGCTGTGCAAATAAAGAATTACTGAATGATCAACGAGAAAGTAGTCAAGAGGTCATTAATGAGGCGCAGATTAAACCAGGTTTCTATGAAGCAGCCAACGAATTTAAACGGATTGAACTAGAAAGTGATGATTATGGTGATCTGAATTTTTTAAAGGATGTACTTAAAGATAAAAGAATAGTCATGCTAGGAGAAAGCTCACACACGGTAGCTGAATACAATTTAATTAAAAGTAGGCTTATTAAGTACTTACATGAAGAATTAGATTATAATGTTATCGCATTTGAAAGCGGTTTAGCCGATGTAAATATTACAAATGAGATGCTTGTAGATAAGAGTGCAACTGAGGCGTTGAAAAATGCATTGTGGGGTATATGGTATACTGATAATAATATAAAGTTATTACAATACATAAAAGAACAGAAAACTTCAAATACCCCTATTGAAATTGCAGGGGTTGACATACAACCACAACAATTCACAAGTCAAGTACTATACAATTTTTTTGAAGATAAAAATAGAGATTTTGCAGAAGAACTTAGAGATGTAGAAGTTGAATTTTTTAAATTAATTAGATCAGATTTTAATAATGTTGAAAATCATGAGTGGGTTAAAAATACAGAAGAATTGATTGAGAAGTATAATGTATTATCTAGCCTTGTGAATCAAGGAGAGAATCAAACATTTCTAAAAGATGACATGAAAAGTTTAATTCTAATGATACTTAAGCAAAGAATGAACACCCTTATTGATGTCTATAATGATGAATATTTTAGTAGTAATGAGAGAGATAATGAACCGAGAGATAAACTAATGTCAGAAAATTTAGTGTATCTTCTTGAAGAAGTGTACCCGAATGAAAAGTTTGTTGTATGGGCTCATAATGGTCATATTATGAAAAATAGATCCAAGATTAAAGTAGAAAGTAGTGATGGTATTCCACCTTTTGTTACCTTTGTTGAACATTTACCTAAAAAGATTATAGAGGAATCATATGTTGTAGGACTTTATATGTATAGTGGGAAAAATACATATCTTAATGGCGAGGTTGTTGATGTAATTACCGATCATAAAAAAAATTCAATTGAGCAACATCTTTATCAGTCTGGACATCCAGTTACTTTTTTAAATATTGATATTAAAAATGATATGTCAAATAAGTATTGGTGGAATACTGAAGCAACGAGTAAGCTTTGGGGGTTATATGAAGAAACCTTTATCCCTAGTGAACAATATGATGGACTCATTTTAATTAAAAACGTTAATCCTGCTAAATTTCATCAAGATTAA